The genomic segment gataaaaaaaaatgggtgattGGTCATTACTTGGCCGGCTCCTAAATGAAGTTCAGAACCATTCCACAGTGATTGGGAAGATTTGGTTGACAGTATTGTTGATATTTCGTATTCTGCTGGTCACACTAGTTGGTGATGCAGTATATAGTGACGAACAGTCCAAATTCACATGTAACACCCTCCAACCAGGGTGTAATAATGTTTGCTACAATACATTTGCTCCAATCTCTCATCTAAGGTTCTGGGTTTTCCAAATTGTTCTGGTTTCAACCCCATCTATTTTCTACATCGTGTATGTTCTGCACAAAATAGCAAAAGATGAAAAagatgaaatgaaaaaaatacatgAGCCGGAATTATCAAATGTTCCTGTAACTTGTGAAATCCTCACAGATAATGAAAAGTTGGCTCAAAGATCTGATGTCGTCAACTCCGAGGAAAGTGAATTTGATCTAAGGTATGGAGAATGTGAAGTTGAGGGCATAAAGGATTACAGAAATGGGGACCCTATCTATCTTTCAAATAAGGTTTTATCTGTATATGTCATCCATGTAATGCTGAGAACGGTCATGGAgataatatttttattgggaCAGAATTA from the Narcine bancroftii isolate sNarBan1 chromosome 14, sNarBan1.hap1, whole genome shotgun sequence genome contains:
- the LOC138749317 gene encoding gap junction delta-2 protein, with protein sequence MGDWSLLGRLLNEVQNHSTVIGKIWLTVLLIFRILLVTLVGDAVYSDEQSKFTCNTLQPGCNNVCYNTFAPISHLRFWVFQIVLVSTPSIFYIVYVLHKIAKDEKDEMKKIHEPELSNVPVTCEILTDNEKLAQRSDVVNSEESEFDLRYGECEVEGIKDYRNGDPIYLSNKVLSVYVIHVMLRTVMEIIFLLGQNYLYGFHVPCLFVCWTYPCPTKTDCFISRATEKTIFLNFMFCVSLACLLLNIAELHYLGWIYTVRVLCTTCSPCCRKKQRKGMDQFPQQNTLLLGLKKSFDDYLMLKSSAELSQHRATHQPRQTSISIESESLESAKKNFDENEYITLQCENLNKSGKSKKVWL